The following proteins come from a genomic window of Mammaliicoccus sp. Marseille-Q6498:
- a CDS encoding DUF6270 domain-containing protein, giving the protein MFKKIKLKNNKLYISKNLYTQDSSYKYIDQIGIFAKKYPLKLDSEKRYTVIDLDENFSSDITEEKTIEFNLNNEYTYRETVNHVNNLYDIDIYTNQNHLYIKLKNKSDSDVCHMNSNATHMSYFLAKVINSHSKHFTELYELTGFNRSNVKEMIDIIYKESIINQDWKLFVKFNDDQRNMSWIEADLKPLILNNKVAFDQKEMTFLENDNCISYKNLVNESIKSITFNKAYFEIEFNENIEDQNLFIAKRERTVQLLNFKSFKEIKIPNDSDKVKVMYEDIAFDWIKNGDNIEILIGKNIQSSKFLTLNEDTTLPNNYFTINNRLDCKFYKNGRDSISIYIKEKTKDNNLNTTKIAVLGTCFSRNAFNTTDYFNPNYKELVNCVYTQFHSTVESLISPEKAPRELLDMYINNADIKYINTDFNKSFFEELAESGAEYLIIDLYADAMLNQLTLCNDSIITYNYMIKENVELGKYVVNWGDDKYINEKAYIEQWVKSLKIFMNQLINIIPENKIILNRGRLTKTYYEGEAIKQFGTINVINRNNYYWELLDNTFIKHFPEVNVIDITDRPYHADKNYPFGFSYSHYESEYYQTFFNELVKILYKNKLSLG; this is encoded by the coding sequence TTGTTTAAGAAAATTAAATTGAAAAATAATAAGCTGTATATATCCAAAAATCTATATACACAAGACTCTAGCTATAAATATATAGATCAAATTGGCATTTTTGCTAAAAAATATCCGCTTAAATTAGATTCAGAGAAGCGATATACAGTAATCGATTTAGATGAAAATTTTTCAAGTGATATTACGGAAGAAAAAACGATAGAGTTTAATTTAAATAATGAATATACATACAGAGAAACAGTAAATCATGTAAACAATCTTTATGATATCGATATTTATACAAATCAAAATCATCTATATATAAAATTAAAAAATAAAAGTGATTCAGATGTATGTCATATGAATAGTAACGCTACTCATATGTCATACTTTCTCGCAAAAGTAATCAATAGTCATTCAAAACATTTCACTGAATTATATGAACTTACTGGTTTTAATCGTTCAAATGTAAAAGAAATGATAGATATCATATACAAGGAAAGTATAATAAATCAAGATTGGAAGTTATTCGTTAAATTTAATGATGATCAAAGGAATATGAGTTGGATTGAAGCTGATTTAAAACCCTTAATATTAAATAATAAAGTAGCATTTGATCAAAAAGAAATGACGTTTTTGGAAAATGATAATTGTATAAGCTATAAAAATTTAGTTAATGAAAGTATTAAAAGCATTACCTTTAATAAAGCGTATTTTGAAATTGAATTTAATGAAAACATAGAAGACCAAAATCTATTCATTGCTAAGAGAGAAAGAACAGTACAACTTTTAAATTTTAAATCATTTAAAGAAATTAAAATTCCAAATGACAGTGATAAAGTGAAAGTAATGTATGAAGATATAGCATTTGATTGGATTAAAAACGGTGATAATATAGAAATTTTAATCGGTAAAAATATACAGAGCTCTAAATTTTTAACATTAAACGAAGATACTACTTTGCCAAATAATTATTTCACAATTAATAATCGATTAGATTGTAAGTTTTATAAAAATGGTAGAGACAGTATTTCTATTTATATTAAAGAAAAGACAAAAGATAATAATTTAAATACGACTAAAATAGCTGTTTTAGGTACATGCTTCTCACGTAATGCATTTAACACTACGGATTATTTTAATCCTAATTATAAAGAACTTGTAAACTGTGTTTACACACAATTTCATAGTACAGTTGAATCACTTATATCACCTGAAAAAGCACCTCGAGAATTGTTAGATATGTATATAAATAACGCAGATATTAAATATATAAATACAGATTTTAATAAATCCTTTTTTGAGGAACTAGCTGAAAGTGGCGCAGAATATTTGATAATTGATTTATATGCGGATGCAATGTTAAATCAGTTAACTTTATGTAACGATTCCATTATTACTTATAACTATATGATTAAAGAAAATGTGGAACTCGGTAAATATGTAGTTAACTGGGGTGATGATAAGTATATTAATGAAAAAGCGTATATAGAACAGTGGGTTAAATCATTAAAAATATTTATGAATCAACTGATTAATATAATACCTGAAAATAAAATTATCCTTAACAGAGGTCGATTAACTAAAACATATTATGAAGGGGAAGCAATAAAACAATTTGGAACAATTAATGTAATAAACAGAAATAATTACTATTGGGAACTTTTGGATAATACGTTTATAAAACATTTTCCTGAGGTTAATGTGATAGATATTACAGATAGGCCTTATCATGCGGATAAAAATTATCCATTTGGATTCTCATATTCACATTATGAAAGTGAATACTATCAAACTTTTTTTAACGAACTAGTAAAAATACTATACAAAAATAAACTAAGTTTAGGATGA
- a CDS encoding CDP-glycerol glycerophosphotransferase family protein, producing MKVLQVLFDLKSKNGKAYNAMKKNDFFIDTIIVDVNKRDERIQVSMEKYDYIVYTNSNYTMDNETITNVLENMKNKNKPITQFTLRNCVYNKQFKYNEIYYNDLFTNMIVDTKIHNTNDVLEIYFKTKLSLRNDNHILVHTNHIDGDIDEKSKKEDLINLAILLLIHSENKSLMNSFENEYEVIKFLEMLVNNQVFEKNINKSTQFLLLDLIKKHFQNFELLRKVEYTSLHLFFELTMKGYYDEAIKALTLLRSSSYWSSQYNKHLVSLGNERIDIRLSNAWKKTQKFRDARIQCKKQIFVIEKCILKFISKIYKLLNRKETWIISERIDSASDNSYYLFEFLRNNRKDIKAFYLIDKSAHKSIEKLKNLGNYIYIGSIKHKLFMLIADKYITSFTFEETMTPYNAQLYKELYKRELDKKTVISIQHGMIIHNISPYLNKNHYKLNYITANSKYEKKIIKETLGFKDEEVLITGMARHDNLIKNSKQSNQILYMPTWQRGLEKLNELQFIESEYFMKMDDLLNNEQFIQFLKSNKLELNVLMHPQFEKFSKNLRSNHDCIKFAKAAEVEIPKLISDSLFLITDFSSVAVDFLFQRKNVIFYQYNKYVSHHVPSMDIKYSDIGEVVENLDELLESLNKYKEKNFRLLPKYENSYEKLFEVRSNICEKIVNSILKIGE from the coding sequence TACAAGTATCTATGGAAAAATATGATTATATTGTTTATACGAATTCGAACTATACTATGGACAATGAAACCATAACAAATGTGTTAGAAAACATGAAAAATAAAAACAAACCAATAACACAATTTACTTTGAGGAATTGCGTATATAATAAACAATTTAAATATAATGAAATTTATTATAATGACTTATTCACCAATATGATAGTAGATACGAAAATACATAATACTAACGATGTTTTAGAAATTTATTTTAAAACAAAATTATCATTGCGTAATGATAATCATATATTAGTTCACACTAATCATATTGACGGAGATATAGATGAAAAATCAAAGAAAGAAGATCTTATAAATTTAGCTATTCTTTTATTAATACATTCTGAAAACAAATCGCTGATGAATTCATTTGAAAATGAATACGAAGTTATTAAATTTTTAGAAATGCTAGTAAACAATCAAGTGTTTGAAAAGAATATAAATAAAAGTACTCAATTTTTATTATTAGATTTAATCAAGAAACATTTTCAAAATTTTGAATTACTTAGAAAAGTAGAGTATACATCTTTGCACTTATTCTTTGAACTCACAATGAAAGGATATTATGACGAAGCAATAAAGGCACTCACATTATTAAGAAGTAGTAGTTATTGGTCTAGTCAATATAATAAACATTTAGTTTCATTAGGTAATGAAAGAATTGATATTAGATTAAGTAATGCATGGAAAAAAACACAAAAATTTAGAGATGCTAGAATACAATGTAAGAAGCAAATTTTTGTGATTGAAAAGTGTATTTTAAAGTTCATTTCTAAAATATATAAATTATTAAATAGAAAAGAGACATGGATTATAAGTGAAAGAATTGATAGTGCATCTGATAATTCATATTATCTATTTGAGTTTTTAAGGAATAATAGAAAAGACATTAAAGCTTTTTATCTAATAGATAAAAGTGCACACAAGTCTATTGAAAAACTTAAAAATCTTGGGAACTATATTTATATAGGATCCATAAAACATAAATTGTTTATGTTAATTGCTGATAAATACATAACTTCATTTACTTTTGAAGAAACAATGACGCCATACAATGCGCAGTTATATAAAGAGCTTTATAAAAGAGAATTAGATAAGAAAACGGTTATTTCTATTCAACACGGAATGATTATTCATAACATCTCACCTTATTTAAATAAAAATCATTACAAATTAAATTATATTACGGCTAATAGTAAGTATGAGAAAAAGATAATTAAAGAAACGTTAGGATTTAAAGATGAAGAAGTACTGATTACTGGTATGGCAAGACACGATAATTTGATTAAGAACTCAAAACAAAGTAATCAAATTTTATATATGCCAACGTGGCAAAGAGGATTAGAAAAATTAAATGAATTACAATTCATCGAATCAGAATATTTCATGAAGATGGATGATTTATTGAATAATGAACAGTTTATACAGTTTTTAAAAAGCAATAAATTAGAACTAAATGTATTAATGCATCCACAATTTGAAAAATTCTCTAAGAATTTACGTAGTAATCATGATTGTATAAAGTTTGCTAAAGCTGCAGAAGTTGAAATCCCTAAACTTATTTCAGATAGTTTATTCTTGATTACAGACTTTTCATCAGTAGCTGTTGATTTTCTATTCCAAAGAAAAAACGTAATTTTTTATCAATATAATAAATATGTTTCTCATCATGTTCCATCAATGGATATCAAGTATTCAGATATTGGAGAAGTAGTAGAAAATTTAGATGAATTATTAGAATCACTAAACAAATATAAAGAAAAAAACTTTAGATTATTACCGAAGTATGAAAATTCATATGAAAAGCTATTTGAAGTTAGAAGTAATATTTGTGAAAAAATAGTAAATAGTATTTTGAAAATTGGTGAATAA